The following coding sequences are from one Streptomyces venezuelae window:
- a CDS encoding ABC transporter permease: MPDPKPKPREASRPEGEHEVKGLAFRDEGEAELEAPPAVLAARQPRRVTWQKLTFLPAVLAVILLATWWWFQQADLDAISKNALANGNVWLRLRQHIELTAISTFFVLIIAIPLGILLTRRRLRKGAPVAMAVANIGQATPAIGLLALLVIWLGIGEKAALIGIIIYAVLPVLSNTIAGLKANDPTLIEAARGIGMSPLGVLSKVELPLAVPLILAGVRTALVLNVGTATLATFGGGGGLGDLITTGMTNQRMPVLMLGSILTIALALLVDWLASLAELLLRPRGLEVDA; the protein is encoded by the coding sequence ATCCCCGACCCCAAGCCGAAACCGAGGGAGGCGTCCCGTCCCGAGGGCGAGCACGAGGTCAAGGGCCTGGCCTTCCGCGACGAGGGCGAGGCCGAACTCGAAGCACCTCCGGCCGTACTCGCCGCGCGGCAGCCGCGCCGCGTCACCTGGCAGAAGCTGACGTTCCTGCCCGCCGTGCTCGCGGTGATCCTCCTCGCGACGTGGTGGTGGTTCCAGCAGGCCGACCTCGACGCGATCTCCAAGAACGCGCTGGCGAACGGAAATGTCTGGCTCCGCCTGCGCCAGCACATCGAGCTGACGGCCATCTCCACCTTCTTCGTCCTCATCATCGCCATCCCCCTCGGCATCCTCCTGACCCGCAGGAGGCTCCGCAAAGGCGCACCGGTCGCGATGGCGGTGGCCAACATCGGCCAGGCGACCCCGGCGATCGGCCTCCTGGCGCTCCTCGTCATCTGGCTGGGCATCGGCGAGAAGGCGGCGCTGATCGGCATCATCATCTACGCCGTCCTGCCGGTCCTCTCCAACACGATCGCGGGCCTGAAGGCGAACGACCCGACCCTGATCGAGGCGGCGCGCGGCATCGGCATGTCCCCGCTCGGCGTCCTGTCGAAGGTCGAACTCCCCCTGGCCGTACCGCTGATCCTCGCGGGCGTGCGCACGGCACTCGTCCTCAACGTGGGCACGGCGACGCTCGCCACGTTCGGCGGGGGCGGCGGCCTCGGCGACCTGATCACGACGGGCATGACCAACCAGCGCATGCCGGTCCTCATGCTCGGCTCCATCCTGACGATCGCGCTCGCACTGCTCGTGGACTGGCTGGCGTCGCTGGCGGAGCTGCTGCTGCGCCCGAGGGGCCTGGAGGTGGACGCATGA
- a CDS encoding glycine betaine ABC transporter substrate-binding protein: MRNRKLGITARTAVIAALGGAVLAACGLTSGSPMVDDVKPGTVGKGLPLKGVDLTVTSKEFTEQLILGAIMGIAFEAAGADVLDRTGIQGSIGAREAVKGGDADAMYEYTGTAWITYQGNTEPITDPHKQWQAVRDADLENGVTWLEPATLNNTYALAMNRSNASKYRTRTLSDVAALSKSDPKAVSLCVESEFASREDGLPGMQKEYGMKVPSSNITKMDTGIIYTQASKGSCTYGEVFTTDGRIKAMDLTTMEDDKHFFPNYNAAPEINSKSLKEHPEMAEVLAPITKKLNNKVARDLNSKVDVDGEDPHEVAKDWLIEEGFVKE; the protein is encoded by the coding sequence ATGAGGAACCGGAAGCTCGGGATCACCGCGCGCACGGCCGTGATCGCCGCTCTGGGCGGTGCGGTGCTGGCCGCCTGTGGTCTCACCAGCGGCAGCCCGATGGTGGACGACGTCAAACCCGGCACCGTCGGCAAGGGCCTCCCCCTCAAGGGCGTCGACCTGACCGTCACCTCCAAGGAGTTCACCGAGCAGCTCATCCTGGGCGCGATCATGGGCATCGCGTTCGAGGCGGCGGGCGCGGACGTGCTCGACCGCACGGGCATCCAGGGCTCCATCGGCGCCCGTGAGGCCGTGAAGGGCGGCGACGCGGACGCGATGTACGAGTACACGGGCACGGCGTGGATCACCTACCAGGGCAACACCGAGCCGATCACGGACCCGCACAAGCAGTGGCAGGCGGTACGGGACGCGGACCTGGAGAACGGCGTGACGTGGCTGGAGCCGGCCACGCTCAACAACACCTACGCCCTGGCGATGAACCGGAGCAACGCGTCCAAGTACAGGACGAGGACGCTCTCGGACGTGGCGGCCCTGTCGAAGTCGGACCCGAAGGCCGTATCGCTGTGCGTGGAGAGCGAGTTCGCGTCGCGGGAGGACGGGCTGCCCGGCATGCAGAAGGAGTACGGGATGAAGGTCCCGTCCTCCAACATCACCAAGATGGACACGGGGATCATCTACACGCAGGCGTCGAAGGGGTCCTGCACGTATGGGGAGGTCTTCACGACGGACGGGCGCATCAAGGCGATGGACCTGACGACGATGGAGGACGACAAGCACTTCTTCCCCAACTACAACGCGGCCCCGGAGATCAACAGCAAGTCCCTGAAGGAGCACCCGGAGATGGCGGAGGTCCTGGCCCCCATCACGAAGAAACTGAACAACAAGGTGGCGCGGGACCTCAACTCCAAGGTGGACGTGGACGGTGAGGACCCTCATGAGGTGGCGAAGGACTGGCTGATCGAGGAGGGCTTCGTCAAGGAGTAG
- a CDS encoding DinB family protein yields MPRTDTDTNADTTPQDEPRVTGERADLLEALTHHRTMLRVTARDLTDEQAGRRTTVSELCVGGIIKHVTSVERVWTAFIQDGLSALGDVTDMTDEDWAQRADEFRMLPGETLAGVLAAYEQVARRTDELVRYLPDLDVSHPLPEAPWWEPGGRWSARRVLLHVIGETSQHAGHADIIRESLDGALSMG; encoded by the coding sequence ATGCCCCGCACCGACACCGACACCAACGCCGACACGACGCCCCAGGACGAACCGAGGGTCACCGGCGAGCGTGCCGACCTGCTCGAGGCGCTGACCCACCACCGGACGATGCTGCGCGTCACCGCCCGCGACCTCACCGACGAGCAGGCCGGCCGGCGCACCACCGTCAGCGAGCTGTGCGTCGGCGGCATCATCAAGCACGTCACTTCGGTGGAGAGGGTGTGGACCGCCTTCATCCAGGACGGCCTCTCCGCCCTCGGTGACGTGACCGACATGACCGACGAGGACTGGGCGCAGCGGGCCGACGAGTTCCGCATGCTGCCGGGCGAGACGCTGGCGGGCGTACTCGCCGCGTACGAGCAAGTGGCCCGCCGCACCGACGAGTTGGTGCGATACCTCCCCGACCTGGACGTGTCCCACCCCCTGCCGGAGGCGCCGTGGTGGGAGCCGGGTGGCCGGTGGTCGGCCCGCCGGGTCCTCCTGCACGTCATCGGGGAGACGTCGCAGCACGCGGGTCACGCCGACATCATCCGCGAGTCCCTGGACGGCGCCCTCAGCATGGGCTGA
- a CDS encoding MarR family winged helix-turn-helix transcriptional regulator, protein MTDGVNWLTAEEQHAWRSFVRLHERLIGRLAHLLQTESNLASADYAVLVNLTDVPEGRQRYQDLARALEWEKSRMSHHIARMIKRGLVVREECAEDGRGAFAVITEAGREAIGAAAPLHVQAVRSLFLDHLSEAELRTLADVSVRVVEKLDDDA, encoded by the coding sequence GTGACTGACGGAGTGAACTGGCTGACGGCGGAGGAACAGCACGCGTGGCGGAGCTTCGTCCGGTTGCACGAGCGGCTCATCGGCCGCCTCGCGCATCTGCTCCAGACGGAATCCAACCTGGCGTCCGCGGACTACGCGGTCCTGGTCAACCTGACGGACGTGCCGGAGGGCCGGCAGCGGTATCAGGACCTCGCGCGGGCGCTGGAGTGGGAGAAGAGCCGGATGTCCCACCACATCGCCCGGATGATCAAGCGGGGTCTCGTGGTCCGGGAGGAGTGCGCGGAAGACGGGCGGGGCGCCTTCGCGGTGATCACGGAAGCGGGACGCGAGGCCATCGGGGCGGCGGCCCCGCTGCACGTACAAGCCGTGCGGTCCCTCTTCCTCGACCACCTCTCCGAGGCGGAACTGCGCACCCTGGCCGACGTCTCCGTCCGCGTCGTGGAGAAACTGGACGACGACGCCTGA
- a CDS encoding hydrolase produces the protein MSTSPSPSPSPKTGLEALLTPEESVLVLIDHQPYQFANLHSHEPMMVTSNVVGLAKAAKGYGVPTILTTVVEDRGGLLIQPLQDVFPDQKPINRTFINTWEDQVVVDAVKATGRKKLILAGLWTEICVAMPAIQAAGEGFDVYVVTDASGGVSAEAHDMAVRRMVQAGVVPVTWLAVMGEWQRDWARTDRITPEDQLAALAHTGATGIATLWEQQLLNTPVTDATGTAARA, from the coding sequence ATGAGCACGTCGCCGTCGCCGTCGCCGTCGCCGAAGACCGGCCTCGAAGCCCTGCTGACCCCGGAGGAGAGCGTCCTCGTACTGATCGACCACCAGCCGTACCAGTTCGCCAACCTCCACAGCCACGAGCCGATGATGGTGACCAGCAACGTCGTGGGCCTGGCCAAGGCGGCCAAGGGGTACGGAGTGCCGACCATCCTCACCACGGTCGTGGAGGACCGAGGAGGCCTGCTGATCCAGCCCCTGCAGGACGTGTTTCCGGACCAGAAGCCGATCAACAGGACCTTCATCAACACCTGGGAGGACCAGGTCGTCGTGGACGCCGTGAAGGCGACAGGGCGCAAGAAGTTGATCCTCGCCGGCCTGTGGACGGAGATCTGCGTGGCGATGCCCGCAATCCAGGCGGCGGGCGAAGGCTTCGACGTCTACGTCGTCACCGACGCGTCCGGCGGCGTATCGGCGGAGGCGCACGACATGGCGGTGCGGCGCATGGTCCAGGCCGGGGTCGTGCCGGTCACATGGCTTGCCGTGATGGGCGAGTGGCAGCGCGACTGGGCGCGTACGGACCGCATCACACCGGAGGACCAGCTGGCGGCCCTGGCCCACACGGGCGCCACCGGCATCGCGACGCTCTGGGAGCAGCAACTCCTGAACACCCCGGTCACCGACGCCACCGGAACGGCAGCCCGAGCGTGA
- a CDS encoding ATP-binding protein encodes MNQETTRPQTPTPVRQFTILLSATRRGARLARLLTREQLHSWGCPSDAAEHVVAELANNAVLHGHVPGRSFRLGLLLSAANTLRIEVTDARADRSPPLHPRRPSAEAESGRGLLLIEALADRWGTDLGPLPLRPCKTIWAELDVPRKR; translated from the coding sequence GTGAACCAAGAAACCACCCGGCCCCAAACCCCCACGCCCGTACGCCAGTTCACGATCTTGCTCTCCGCGACGAGGAGAGGCGCGCGACTGGCCCGGCTCCTGACGAGGGAGCAACTGCACAGCTGGGGCTGCCCGAGCGACGCCGCAGAGCACGTCGTCGCCGAGCTGGCCAACAACGCCGTGCTGCACGGTCACGTGCCGGGCCGGAGCTTTCGACTCGGCCTCCTGCTCAGCGCGGCGAACACGCTGCGTATCGAGGTGACGGACGCGCGGGCGGACCGCAGCCCGCCTCTGCATCCGCGCAGGCCTTCCGCCGAGGCGGAGTCGGGGAGGGGCCTGCTCCTGATCGAGGCGCTCGCGGACCGCTGGGGAACGGACTTGGGGCCGCTCCCGCTCCGCCCCTGCAAGACGATCTGGGCGGAACTTGACGTACCGAGAAAACGGTAG
- a CDS encoding Scr1 family TA system antitoxin-like transcriptional regulator, translating into MEERNDGVDEPGWDVDPEDEISSVVEMVGHQLRLRRETAGMRVAEFAAAIGYGEDLVRKVERGARIPRPEYLDRVEEVVDAGGFVSAMKKEMREARYPRKVRELAKLEERAVEVGLYSNHNVHGLLQTEEFARALLETRRPTYAVEDLERLVAARMARRSIFDRSPAPELSFVQEEVTLRRPIGGTMVLRRQLERLLEVGELRNVEVQVMPTDRGDHPGTGGLIELLKFGDGTAVGRSDGEFGGRPVSDPRQLRILELRYGIIRARALTPGETRTFIEEVLGET; encoded by the coding sequence GTGGAAGAACGTAACGACGGTGTGGACGAGCCGGGTTGGGACGTCGACCCGGAGGACGAGATCAGCTCGGTGGTCGAGATGGTCGGCCATCAGCTGAGGCTGCGGAGGGAGACGGCGGGGATGAGGGTGGCCGAGTTCGCGGCGGCCATCGGGTACGGGGAGGACCTGGTCCGCAAGGTCGAGCGCGGGGCACGCATCCCCCGCCCCGAGTACCTGGACCGGGTGGAGGAAGTGGTGGACGCCGGTGGGTTCGTCTCCGCGATGAAGAAGGAGATGAGGGAAGCCAGGTACCCGAGGAAGGTCCGCGAGCTTGCCAAGCTGGAGGAGCGGGCGGTCGAAGTAGGGCTGTACAGCAACCACAACGTCCACGGTCTGCTGCAAACGGAGGAGTTCGCGCGGGCCTTGCTGGAGACGCGGAGGCCTACATACGCAGTCGAAGATCTGGAGCGCCTTGTCGCTGCGCGAATGGCTCGCCGATCGATTTTCGACCGCTCACCTGCGCCTGAACTCAGCTTCGTACAGGAGGAGGTGACCCTACGGCGGCCGATCGGGGGGACAATGGTGCTGCGGCGGCAGCTCGAACGCCTTCTGGAAGTCGGCGAGTTGCGGAACGTCGAAGTTCAGGTGATGCCCACTGATCGAGGCGACCACCCGGGAACTGGAGGCCTGATCGAGTTGCTCAAGTTCGGTGACGGGACAGCTGTGGGCCGCTCTGATGGAGAGTTCGGCGGCCGTCCAGTCTCTGATCCGAGGCAGCTCCGTATTCTTGAACTCCGGTATGGCATCATCCGGGCCCGCGCTCTCACGCCGGGAGAGACGCGAACCTTCATCGAGGAAGTGCTGGGAGAAACATGA
- a CDS encoding DUF397 domain-containing protein, whose protein sequence is MIRKGTTGDRLELEWFKSSYSSSSNGEDCVEIATTPAHIHIRDSKTPHTPHLTLTPSTWSAFVTYAAYASQDSEA, encoded by the coding sequence ATGATCCGCAAGGGCACTACTGGTGACCGCCTCGAACTGGAGTGGTTCAAGAGCAGCTACAGCAGCAGCAGCAACGGCGAAGACTGCGTCGAGATAGCCACCACCCCCGCCCACATCCACATCCGCGACTCCAAGACCCCCCACACCCCCCACCTCACCCTCACCCCCTCCACCTGGTCCGCCTTCGTCACATACGCCGCTTACGCCTCGCAGGACTCAGAGGCGTAA
- a CDS encoding MFS transporter, with protein MTDDTGGVLSKPYRALSIGIVSVVLLIAFEATAVGTAMPVAARELDGVSLYAFAFSGYFTTSLFGMVLSGQWADRRGPLGPLATGIALFAAGLLLSGTAGAMWLFIAGRAVQGLGGGLVIVGLYVIVSRAYPEHLRASIMAAFAASWVVPSVVGPLISGSVTEHLGWRWVFVGIPVLVLAPLALALPAIRRTASGPVDPDAPVAAFDRRRIRLALGISLGAGLLQYAGQDLRWLSLLPAVVGGAVLVPAVLGLLPKGTYRAARGLPSVVLLRGVAAGSFVAAESFVPLMLVTQRGLSPTMAGLSLAVGGATWALGSYVQSRPRMEPYRARLVAAGMVLVAAAILAVPTVLIESVPVWIVGVAWGFGCFGMGMVIASTSVLLLRLSAPADAGSNSAALQISDGLSNVLLLAAGGAAFAALGGGTVGAGHGADAADGAAGSHPAAFVAVFVPMAVVALVGAWVGTRLQGPQVPEEAAAGDAAVPAADETGLVVTDVVTDVRMDVLSDTAPDGRAEG; from the coding sequence ATGACTGACGACACCGGCGGCGTACTGAGCAAGCCCTACAGAGCCCTGAGCATCGGCATCGTGTCCGTCGTACTGCTCATCGCCTTCGAGGCGACCGCCGTAGGGACGGCGATGCCGGTGGCGGCCAGGGAGCTCGACGGCGTGTCGCTGTACGCCTTCGCCTTCTCCGGGTACTTCACCACGAGCCTCTTCGGCATGGTGCTGAGCGGCCAGTGGGCGGACCGGCGAGGACCGCTCGGCCCGCTGGCGACAGGCATCGCCCTGTTCGCAGCGGGGCTGTTGCTGAGCGGCACCGCCGGGGCGATGTGGCTGTTCATCGCGGGGCGGGCCGTGCAGGGGCTCGGCGGAGGCCTGGTCATCGTCGGGCTGTACGTGATCGTCAGCCGCGCCTACCCCGAGCATCTGCGGGCTTCGATCATGGCGGCGTTCGCGGCGAGCTGGGTCGTGCCGTCGGTCGTGGGGCCGCTGATCTCCGGGTCGGTCACGGAACACCTCGGCTGGCGCTGGGTGTTCGTCGGCATCCCCGTCCTCGTGCTCGCGCCGCTCGCGCTCGCGCTGCCCGCGATACGGCGGACGGCGTCGGGTCCGGTCGACCCGGACGCGCCGGTCGCCGCGTTCGACCGGCGCCGCATCCGGCTGGCGCTCGGGATCTCGCTGGGCGCGGGGCTGCTCCAGTACGCGGGGCAGGACCTGCGGTGGCTGTCGCTGCTGCCCGCCGTGGTCGGCGGGGCGGTCCTCGTGCCGGCGGTGCTCGGACTGCTGCCGAAGGGGACGTACCGGGCGGCGCGTGGCCTGCCGTCGGTCGTGCTGCTGCGCGGCGTCGCGGCGGGGTCGTTCGTAGCGGCGGAGTCCTTCGTACCCCTCATGCTCGTGACGCAGCGCGGGCTGAGCCCGACCATGGCGGGGCTCTCGCTCGCGGTGGGCGGGGCGACATGGGCGCTCGGGTCGTACGTGCAGTCGCGGCCTCGGATGGAGCCCTACCGGGCGCGGCTCGTCGCCGCGGGCATGGTGCTCGTCGCGGCGGCCATACTCGCCGTGCCGACGGTGCTCATCGAGTCCGTGCCCGTGTGGATCGTGGGGGTCGCGTGGGGCTTCGGGTGCTTCGGCATGGGCATGGTGATCGCCTCGACCAGCGTGCTGCTGCTGCGGCTGTCCGCGCCCGCGGACGCGGGGTCGAACTCGGCGGCGCTGCAGATCTCGGACGGTCTGTCGAACGTGCTCCTGCTGGCCGCCGGAGGTGCCGCGTTCGCCGCGCTCGGGGGCGGCACGGTGGGCGCGGGCCACGGCGCGGACGCGGCGGACGGTGCCGCCGGGTCGCATCCCGCCGCGTTCGTCGCCGTCTTCGTGCCGATGGCCGTGGTCGCCCTGGTCGGGGCGTGGGTGGGGACGAGGCTGCAGGGCCCGCAGGTGCCGGAGGAGGCCGCGGCGGGCGACGCGGCGGTCCCGGCGGCGGACGAGACGGGGCTCGTGGTGACCGACGTCGTGACGGACGTACGCATGGACGTCCTGTCGGACACGGCACCGGACGGGCGGGCGGAGGGCTAG
- a CDS encoding dihydrofolate reductase family protein, giving the protein MTDASIGKVVVNRVMSLDGFIAGPGHTMDWIFEHMTSATFPEVMAATGAMLIGRGTYEVGKRMSDENPDYEGGPRFVLTHRPPDDPDPDVTFLTCDIEEAVATARRAAGDKNLEILGADLAAQCLRRGLVDEILVYVLPVLLGDGVRFTPPGLDRIDLEPYGNVQSGGVTMLRFRVRK; this is encoded by the coding sequence ATGACGGACGCGAGCATCGGCAAAGTGGTCGTGAACAGGGTGATGTCCCTGGACGGCTTCATCGCCGGTCCCGGCCACACGATGGACTGGATCTTCGAGCACATGACGTCGGCGACGTTCCCCGAGGTCATGGCGGCCACGGGCGCGATGCTCATCGGCCGGGGCACGTACGAGGTCGGCAAGCGCATGTCCGACGAGAACCCCGACTACGAAGGCGGGCCGCGCTTCGTCCTCACGCACCGCCCGCCCGATGATCCCGACCCCGACGTCACCTTCCTCACCTGCGACATCGAGGAGGCCGTTGCCACGGCACGCCGCGCCGCCGGCGACAAGAACCTGGAGATCCTCGGCGCCGACCTGGCCGCCCAGTGCCTGCGACGCGGTCTCGTCGACGAGATCCTCGTGTACGTGCTGCCGGTGCTGCTCGGCGACGGCGTCCGCTTCACACCGCCGGGCCTCGACCGGATCGACCTGGAGCCGTACGGCAACGTGCAGTCGGGCGGGGTGACGATGCTGCGGTTCCGCGTGCGCAAGTAG
- a CDS encoding DEAD/DEAH box helicase: MTTTSAAANSSHHLSPAFPGRAPWGTANKLRAWQQAAMDRYIQEQPRDFLAVATPGAGKTTFALTLASWLLHHHVVQQVTVVAPTEHLKKQWAEAAARVGIKLDPEYSAGPLSKEYHGVAVTYAGVGVRPMLHRNRSEQRKTLVILDEIHHAGDSKSWGEACLEAFEPATRRLALTGTPFRSDTNPIPFVQYEEGNDGIRRSAADYTYGYGSALGDGVVRPVIFLSYSGNMRWRTKAGDEIAARLGEPMTKDAVSQAWRTALDPRGEWMPNVLKAADKRLTEVRKAIPDAGGLVIASDQDSARAYAKLIREITGTKATVVLSDDTGASKRIDDFSASTDRWMVAVRMVSEGVDVPRLAVGVYATTISTPLFFAQAVGRFVRSRRRGETASVFLPTVPDLLTFANEMEVERDHALDKPKKEGEEDPYAESEKEMDEANKQEDEDTGEQEQFSFEALESEAVFDRVLFDGAEFGMQAHPGSEEEQDYLGIPGLLEPDQVQMLLQKRQARQIAHSRKKPDEEADLLELPAERRPVVSHKELLGLRKQLNTMVGAYVHQSGKPHGVIHTELRRTCGGPPSAEATAGQLRQRIEKVQEWATRMK; this comes from the coding sequence GTGACTACCACCAGCGCCGCCGCCAACTCCTCCCACCACCTCTCCCCCGCCTTTCCCGGCCGTGCCCCGTGGGGTACCGCCAACAAGCTGCGTGCCTGGCAGCAGGCGGCGATGGACAGGTACATCCAGGAGCAGCCGCGAGACTTCCTCGCCGTCGCCACCCCCGGCGCCGGCAAGACGACGTTCGCGCTCACGCTCGCGTCCTGGCTGCTGCACCACCACGTCGTCCAGCAGGTCACGGTCGTCGCGCCCACCGAGCACCTGAAGAAGCAGTGGGCCGAGGCCGCCGCCCGGGTGGGCATCAAGCTGGACCCCGAGTACAGCGCGGGACCGCTGAGCAAGGAGTACCACGGCGTCGCCGTGACGTACGCGGGCGTCGGTGTACGGCCGATGCTGCACCGCAACCGCTCCGAGCAGCGCAAGACGCTCGTGATCCTCGACGAGATCCACCACGCGGGGGACAGCAAGTCGTGGGGTGAGGCGTGCCTGGAGGCGTTCGAGCCCGCCACCCGCCGCCTCGCGCTCACCGGTACGCCGTTCCGGTCCGACACGAACCCGATCCCGTTCGTGCAGTACGAGGAAGGGAACGACGGCATCCGGCGGTCCGCCGCCGACTACACGTACGGCTACGGCAGCGCGCTCGGTGACGGCGTCGTGCGGCCCGTCATCTTCCTCTCGTACTCCGGCAACATGCGCTGGCGCACCAAGGCCGGCGACGAGATCGCGGCGCGGCTCGGCGAGCCGATGACGAAGGACGCCGTCAGCCAGGCCTGGCGTACCGCGCTCGATCCGCGCGGCGAGTGGATGCCGAACGTCCTCAAGGCCGCCGACAAGCGGCTCACCGAGGTCAGGAAGGCCATTCCGGACGCGGGCGGCCTCGTCATCGCCTCCGACCAGGACTCCGCGCGTGCGTACGCCAAGCTGATCCGGGAGATCACCGGGACCAAGGCCACCGTCGTCCTCTCCGACGACACCGGCGCGTCCAAGCGCATCGACGACTTCAGCGCCAGTACGGACCGGTGGATGGTCGCCGTCCGCATGGTGTCCGAAGGTGTCGACGTGCCGCGCCTCGCGGTCGGCGTGTACGCCACCACCATCTCGACGCCGCTGTTCTTCGCGCAGGCCGTCGGCCGTTTCGTGCGGTCCAGGCGGCGCGGCGAGACCGCGTCCGTCTTCCTGCCCACCGTCCCCGACCTGCTCACCTTCGCCAACGAGATGGAGGTGGAGCGGGACCACGCCCTCGACAAGCCGAAGAAGGAGGGCGAGGAGGACCCGTACGCCGAGTCCGAGAAGGAGATGGACGAGGCCAACAAGCAGGAGGACGAGGACACCGGGGAGCAGGAGCAGTTCTCGTTCGAGGCGCTGGAGTCCGAGGCCGTCTTCGACCGCGTGCTGTTCGACGGCGCCGAGTTCGGCATGCAGGCGCACCCGGGGAGCGAGGAGGAGCAGGACTATCTCGGCATCCCGGGGCTCCTCGAACCCGACCAGGTGCAGATGCTGCTGCAGAAGCGGCAGGCCCGGCAGATCGCCCACAGCAGGAAGAAGCCGGACGAAGAGGCCGACCTGCTTGAACTGCCCGCCGAGCGGCGGCCCGTCGTCTCCCACAAGGAGCTCCTCGGGCTGCGGAAGCAGCTCAACACGATGGTCGGCGCGTACGTCCATCAGAGCGGTAAGCCGCACGGCGTGATCCACACCGAGCTGCGCCGCACCTGCGGCGGCCCGCCGAGCGCGGAGGCCACGGCGGGGCAGCTGCGGCAGCGCATCGAGAAGGTCCAGGAGTGGGCCACCCGCATGAAGTGA